From Hydra vulgaris chromosome 15, alternate assembly HydraT2T_AEP, one genomic window encodes:
- the LOC136072016 gene encoding uncharacterized protein LOC136072016: protein MMSDDLVFPPPDAFSFMHDLSQLQDHVNDINPAFPMPEQLNIPELVPHRVLSPRDEQFHNISHSSSPSLFTPISNLIKQTQQHSALVENPIICFPTQLEKFNSIPQQHSTNELNIRSNFVNDIHGINNKVLPNELVSKNPSSQNSQYIVAGTQHISMQPHKNISNMQYNNLNTVELSNTSNHLLNINSKQPQTLKLSSEIQTSPKAPLKGQIVKTADQKLMFVTEVDGKRVGYLIQQSKPSLETQQSNALQQLQLNTTINQFSNSIDDVISGSSEMMTNQNLIGDGIKSPSFFDGSAGVSKKQFETDRKESIANVLREKFHNLRHPLYSKNQYKKTDENTTSVKIPSTTVEHIPTINRIMEDLNRAMEVQVEKDNNENIFDEEGQEIEFSENDLTYEESLETEWNKKNDIKELTNSRTSSTDDEDSLPLSKLKFEEDSTEIFSKKKGRKAGSKNSDLLPLSQVAAKLRKEDDTKLKGKKKEKTKAKKMKKDSRAPVKPILAYQLFFREVQTGIKKDHPELGFGEVSKMVAQLWEALSEDKKNVYHDKYNKDKNEYFEKLKQYKELIAKEGPATSLPVSSPSEEANSDTSVNLLKRKGKKSNKILVTRKKSLTESDRNANQFMEQTNMDMNRIEFNNDEISAVDDVGANKYKTRVKNKSFESEKDIGSSPSLPSSDSSDDDVDDEDDPTISRIKQKAAELKEKINREKLAVRKQIQPNKPVKMEVETVSEGLVNNSTVEETIKQSNFVERFSDTKSPPISKPVFKIPKKSSVENGVSVSPTPRLCIRVACGSVAKTTRERGGQYCSNECLVLYCREVFDSWVFDRQNEESGMVT from the exons ATG aTGTCTGATGATTTGGTTTTTCCGCCGCCAGATGCTTTCTCATTTATGCATGACCTTAGTCAATTGCAGGATCATGTTAATGATATAAATCCTGCATTTCCAATGCCTGAACAATTAAATATACCCGAACTTGTTCCACACAGAGTTTTATCACCAAGAGATGAACAGTTTCACAATATTAGTCATTCAAGCTCTCCTTCGTTATTTACACCCATTTCAAACCTTATAAAGCAAACTCAGCAACACTCGGCACTTGTAGAAAATCCTATTATATGTTTTCCAACAcaattagaaaagtttaattcAATTCCACAGCAGCATTCGACAAATGAACTAAACATTCGCAGTAACTTTGTTAATGATATTCATGGAATCAATAATAAAGTATTACCAAATGAACTTGTATCTAAAAATCCATCATCACAGAACTCTCAATATATAGTTGCTGGTACTCAGCATATATCGATGCAACctcataaaaatatatctaatatgcagtataataatttaaatactgtTGAACTTTCAAATACTTCTAACCATTTACTTAACATTAATTCTAAACAGCCTCAAACATTAAAGCTTTCTTCAGAAATTCAAACATCGCCTAAAGCTCCTCTCAAAGGACAAATAGTAAAAACTGCTGACCAAAAGCTTATGTTTGTTACTGAAGTTGATGGTAAGCGAGTTGGTTATCTTATTCAACAGTCAAAGCCATCTTTAGAAACTCAGCAAAGTAACGCTTTGCAACAATTACAGTTAAATACAACCATTAATCAATTTTCTAATTCAATTGATGATGTTATATCAGGTTCATCAGAAATGATGACAAATCAAAATCTTATTGGTGATGGTATAAAATCTCCTTCATTTTTTGATGGATCTGCTGGAGtttctaaaaaacaatttgaaactGACAGGAAAGAATCAATAGCAAATGTACTACgagaaaaatttcataatttacGTCATCCACTTTATTCAAAGaaccaatataaaaaaactgatgAAAATACTACTTCCGTGAAAATTCCAAGCACAACTGTTGAGCACATTCCAACTATAAATAGAATTATGGAAGATTTGAACAGAGCAATGGAAGTGCAAGTTGAGAAAGAcaacaatgaaaatatttttgatgaagaAGGACAAGAAATTGAATTTAGTGAAAATGATTTGACTTATGAAGAATCTTTAGAGACGGagtggaataaaaaaaatgatataaaagaattaactaattcAAGGACTTCCAGTACGGATGATGAAGATTCGTTACCtttgtcaaaattaaaatttgaagaagattcaactgaaattttttccaaaaaaaaagggAGAAAAGCAGGTTCTAAAAACAGTGACTTACTTCCATTATCTCAAGTTGCTGCTAAACTTAGGAAGGAAGATgatacaaaattaaaaggaaaaaagaaagagaaaactaaagcaaaaaaaatgaaaaaggattCCAGGGCACCAGTGAA gCCCATTCTGGCATATCAACTATTTTTTCGTGAGGTTCAAACTGGAATCAAGAAAGATCATCCTGAG cttgGATTTGGTGAGGTGTCAAAAATGGTTGCGCAATTATGGGAGGCATTGagtgaagataaaaaaaat gTATACCATGATAAATATAACAAAGACAAAAATGAGTACTTTGAAAAGcttaaacaatataaagaatTAATTGCAAAG gaaGGTCCAGCTACTTCATTACCTGTATCATCTCCTAGTGAAGAAGCAAACAGCGATACTTCTGTAAATTTGCttaaaagaaaaggaaaaaaatctaacaaaatactGGTGAcaagaaaaaaatcattgacCGAATCTGATCGAAATGCCAATCAGTTTATGGAGCAAACAAATATGGACATGAATAGAATAGAGTTTAATAATGATGAAATAAGTGCAGTTGATGATGTTGgtgcaaataaatataaaactagagtaaaaaataaatcttttgaatcCGAAAAGGATATTGGTTCTTCCCCATCCTTACCTTCATCAGATAGCtctgatgatgatgttgatgatgaagatgatccTACCATATCTAGAATTAAACAAAAAGCTGCtgaacttaaagaaaaaattaatagagaAAAACTTGCTGTAAGGAAACAAATACAACCAAATAAACCTGTAAAAATGGAAGTCGAAACTGTATCAGAAGGACTAGTTAATAATAGTACTGTGGAAGAGACTATAAAACAGTCCAATTTTGTTGAACGATTTTCTGATACCAAATCCCCACCTATATCAAAACCTGTTTTCAAAATACCTAAAAAATCCAGCGTAGAAAATGGTGTG